In Rhodamnia argentea isolate NSW1041297 chromosome 4, ASM2092103v1, whole genome shotgun sequence, the following proteins share a genomic window:
- the LOC115731770 gene encoding flavonol 3-sulfotransferase-like: MEQIALECQEAGRGEVPISSSLPKEKGWLTEHFYKYQGFWYDNHFLTGVIWAQQHFEARPTDTLLATFPKTGLTWLKALTFAIANRHNQDLPRSTLLTKNPHECVPYIEFYAYEKDPISALDSLPSPRLLSTHIAYDSLPRSVVTSGCRIVSIVRDPKDVFVSMWSFISKIRVPDGDRPPISMEEAFGLFSRGVSLSGPYWDHMLGYWKASLEYPNKVLMLKYEDLKSETEPHVKRLANFLGCPFTPEEIDGGVVQEIIKLCSIESLKQMEVNKSGVYRLGTQSRATVENSGFFRRGEVGDWKNHLSQEMIERLDWITEQKFGAYGLKF; encoded by the coding sequence ATGGAACAAATTGCCCTGGAATGTCAAGAAGCAGGGAGAGGAGAAGTACCCATCTCATCATCTCTACCCAAAGAGAAAGGGTGGTTGACTGAGCATTTCTACAAGTATCAAGGCTTCTGGTATGACAATCACTTCCTAACTGGAGTCATCTGGGCCCAGCAACATTTCGAGGCCCGGCCCACCGACACCCTCTTGGCCACCTTCCCCAAAACCGGCCTGACATGGCTCAAGGCTCTCACGTTTGCCATAGCCAACAGGCACAACCAGGACCTCCCAAGGAGCACTTTGCTCACCAAGAACCCTCATGAATGCGTGCCCTACATTGAATTCTATGCCTATGAGAAGGACCCCATATCGGCCCTCGACTCTCTTCCCTCCCCTAGGCTTCTCTCCACTCACATTGCTTATGACTCGCTGCCGAGATCTGTTGTGACCTCAGGGTGCCGGATCGTGTCCATCGTCCGAGACCCGAAGGATGTGTTCGTGTCGATGTGGAGCTTCATTAGCAAAATAAGAGTTCCAGATGGGGATAGGCCACCTATTTCAATGGAGGAAGCATTTGGTCTATTCAGTAGAGGGGTGTCTCTTTCAGGACCATATTGGGACCATATGCTGGGCTATTGGAAAGCAAGCTTGGAGTATCCAAACAAGGTCTTAATGTTGAAGTATGAGGACTTAAAGAGTGAGACAGAGCCCCATGTGAAGAGGCTGGCAAATTTCTTGGGCTGTCCATTTACTCCTGAAGAGATCGATGGTGGGGTAGTGCAAGAGATCATAAAGCTTTGCAGCATAGAGAGTTTGAAGCAAATGGAGGTGAACAAATCCGGGGTCTATCGTCTGGGGACTCAATCACGCGCGACGGTCGAGAATAGCGGGTTTTTCCGGCGAGGGGAGGTGGGCGATTGGAAGAATCATCTCTCGCAAGAGATGATCGAGCGGCTCGATTGGATAACCGAGCAAAAGTTTGGGGCTTACGGTTTGAAGTTCTAG
- the LOC115736167 gene encoding psbQ-like protein 3, chloroplastic produces the protein MEAAKPSLIQPDFSPLPLQHTTDHPRPLVSVTRRLALSASLSSLVLSFSPTLLRPGPAKAFDFGFVKPGQTVEDAVGAVRGHAWSLLAVKPLLESGSWEEAQREMRESSALLKQDFYTIIQSRPGGERPRLRKLYSDLFNGVSRLDYAARDRDGPRAWRCYEKISAALEEILSLIL, from the coding sequence ATGGAAGCAGCCAAGCCCTCGCTCATTCAACCCGACTTCTCTCCACTTCCACTCCAACACACCACGGACCACCCACGCCCACTCGTCTCCGTCACCAGAAGACTCGCACTGTCCGCCTCACTCTCTTCCCTCGTCCTCTCGTTCTCACCGACGCTTCTCCGACCCGGACCCGCGAAGGCCTTCGACTTCGGGTTCGTCAAGCCCGGCCAGACGGTCGAGGACGCGGTGGGCGCAGTCCGGGGCCACGCGTGGTCGCTCCTGGCGGTGAAGCCCCTGCTGGAGTCGGGGTCGTGGGAGGAGGCGCAGCGGGAGATGCGCGAGAGCTCGGCCCTCCTGAAGCAGGACTTCTACACGATCATCCAGAGCAGGCCCGGGGGCGAGAGGCCGAGGCTGAGGAAGCTGTACTCGGACCTCTTCAATGGCGTCTCGAGGCTGGACTACGCCGCGAGGGATCGGGACGGCCCTCGCGCGTGGCGGTGCTACGAGAAGATTAGCGCCGCGCTTGAGGAGATTTTAAGTCTAATATTATGA